In Lentilactobacillus sp. SPB1-3, the sequence CCGACACGGTTACGACGGATTGCACGAGCAACCTTTTGAACGGCGTCATTTTGACCAATAACGTGTTTTTCAAGGTTAGGAGCAAGGTTCTTAAGTTGTTCTTGTTCCTGTGCTTGCAGGTCCCCAACTGGAATATCAGTCTTTTCTTCAACGATTTTTTGCATATCAGATTCAGTAACTTCTGGAATCGAAGCAGAGTCAATGTTGCCATCGGCTTTCTTTTGTTCCAATTTAGATACTTGATCACGGTAGTATGCAGCTTTTTCGTAATCTTCGTTCTTTAAGGCGTCTTGTTTTTGACTTTCAGCACTCTTGATCTTTTCTTCAATTGTTGAAGGGTCAACAACGTTGATAGTTAAGTTCTTACGAGAACCAGCTTCATCTAATAAATCAATGGCTTTGTCAGGTAAGAAACGATCTTGAATGTAACGGTCAGATAATTCAACAGCCGCTTTGATGGCATCATCAGTGTATTTAACATGGTGATAATCTTCGTAGCGCTTTTGAATTCCCTTAAGAATTTTGACTGCTTCCTCTGGAGAAGGTTCTTCAACAGTGACTGGTTGTAGTCGACGAGCCAATGCAGAATCTTTTTCAATGTCACGATATTCTTTTAAGGTTGTTGCACCAATAAGCTGAAATTCTCCACGGGCAAGTGCTGGCTTCAAAACGTTACCAGCATCCATGCCGCCTTCAGCATTACCAGCACCAACGATTTCATGAATTTCATCGATGAATAAAACAATGTCAGGGTTACCCTGAACTTCGTCAATTAATTGTTGCATCCGTTGCTCAAATTGGCCACGGATTCCAGTTCCTTGAACTAAGGAAACAACATCAAGACGGATAACTTGTTTGTTTTGCAGTTTAGCAGGAACATCGCCTGAGACGATTTGTTGAGCTAATCCCTCAACAACGGCTGTCTTACCAACACCGGCTTCACCAATCAAAACAGGGTTGTTCTTTGTTCTTCTATTAAGAATTTCAACGACTCGTTGAATTTCATTGTCTCGACCAACAACTGGATCAATTTTTCCATCTTTAGCAAGTTGGGTCATGTTGATACCATATTGATCAAGTAATGAATTTCCGTTACCTGAACGACCATTTTGACCACCGTTGGTAGGGCCTTGTGGTTGAGTAGGTGGGATTGATGATTGTGGATTATTGTTCATATCAGGATTTCCGTTTTGCATAGCTCGGAAAATATCATCTAATCCACCGAATCCAAATGGATCTTGTGCCATATCTTGAGCACCTCCCTGATTTCTTTGTCTGTTAGTTAGGAGTTGATAGCAATTTTGGCAAAGGTTAATTGTTTGCTTTGAACCATTTACATTTGTATATAAATGGATAGTTGCTTCATTTTGATGGCAATTTTGGCATAGCATTAATTGCTTTCCTCCTTTAAAATTAAGAATAAAGGTTTTGGTCAAAAAATACTGACCAACTTTGACCTTCGAAAAGTATTATACAATAACCAACTATAGAATCAAGTATATTGATTCATATTAAGGAGGCAGCTATGGAGAAAGCAGAATTCACTGATCAATTGCAAAAATTACGAAGCGGTGAGGTCTCTGAAATTAAAGTGGAGCCGGCAGATTTTATGAATTTTCAAGAGGCGTTTATGGATTTTGAGGCAAGAAAGCGAGTGATTGGTACTGCACAAAAAGGTGGTACGGTTGTCTATACCTTTGAAAAAACGGAAAGCGAATGAAAAAAACACTGTAAGCGGTTCATTTAAACTTGTATTTTGCTTTATTAATTGATATTCTTAGTAAGTAAAGATGATTTGACTTAACTATCTTTAAGCCAATAAACTCAGAGGAGAATGATAACAATGGAAAAACACGAATATAACATTACTGCTGAGACTGGAATTCACGCTCGTCCAGCTACTCTTCTTGTTCAAACTGCAAGCAAATTCAATTCAGATATTACACTTGAATATCAAGACAAATCAGTTAACTTGAAGTCAATTATGGGTGTTATGTCACTCGGAGTTGGTCAAAGTGCATCTGTTTCTATCACAGCAGACGGTGATGACGAGAAGCAAGCAATTGAAGCTATTACTGAAACTTTGAAACAAGAAGGATTAATAGACTAATAAAATGAAAATGTTCAAGGGGATTGCTGCTAGTGATGGGATTGCTATTGAAAAAGCATTTCTGCTAGTCGAACCTGATCTTTCATTTACAACATATACTGTGGATAACCCAGACGAAGAAATTGAACGCTTAAATCAAGCAGTGCAATTATCTAAGGATGAGTTATTTACAATTCATCAAAGAACCCAAAAAGACCTCGGTAGACATGCAGCTGAGGTCTTTAGTGCACATATAGAGATTTTATCTGATCCTGAATTTTTCGAACAAGTGACCCAGCTTATATCGCAGAAACGAGTTAATGCAGAATCCGCATTGGACACAGTTACCAATAAATATATGGATGCTTTTAATTCGTTAACTGATGCTTACATGAAACAGCGTGCTGACGATGTCAATGACGTTATCAAGCGGGTAATGAGTCATTTGCTTGGAGTTTCTTTGAATGATCCAGCTCTCGTTAATCGACAAGTCATTATTATTGCTCATGAGTTGACCCCAAGTGTAACAGCACAATTTGTCCCCAAGCTAGTTAAGGGGATAGTGTCTGACTTGGGTGGTAAAACATCTCACTCTGCGATTATGTCGCGGACATTAGCGATTCCTTCGGTCGTTGGATTGGAGAATATCATTGGAAATGTACACGATGGTGATACTGTGATTGTCGATGGCTTGACTGGGGATGTAATAGTTGACCCAGATGAAGATCAGATTGAGACATATCAGAAGAAGCAGCAAGAGTATCAGCAACAGAAGGCGCTTTTAGAAAAATTAACTGCTAGAAGAACCGTATCTAATGATGGCAAAGAAACATTATTGGCTGCCAATATTAGTTCGGATGACGAAGTAGAGTTTGCTATTCAGCACGGTGCAGAAGCCATTGGCTTATTTCGGACTGAGTTCTTGTATATGAGTACTGACAAATTGCCTACTGAAGAAGAGCAATTTACGATTTACAAACATATTTTGGAATTGATGAATAATCGTCCTGTGACGATCAGAACTGCTGACATTGGCGGAGACAAGCCAGTCCCGTATCTTCAAGCACCCAAACAAGCCAATCCGTTTTTAGGATATCGAGCAATCAGGTTAAGCTTGGACCGAGAGGATATTTTTAGAACTCAGCTTAGAGCGCTCATCAGAGCTTCGGCATTTGGTAAATTATCAATTATGTTTCCGATGATTGCGACCATTGAAGAGTTAAGACAAGCTAAAACAGTCTTTAATGAAGAGATGGCTAAAGTCAAATCTGATGGATTAAAGGTTGGCGAGATTAAAATTGGTATCATGGTCGAGGTGCCATCAACTGTGATATTAGCTGATCAATTCGCTGCAGAAGTCGACTTCATGAGTATTGGAACTAATGATTTAATTCAGTACACAATGGCGGCCGACAGAGGTAACGAAAAGGTGGCATACCTTTACCAGCCGCATAATCCGGCAGTACTCAGAATGATCAAGATGGTAATTGATGCTTGTCATCGAAATTCGATTCCAGCTTGTATGTGTGGTGAAATGGCTGGGGATCAGTTGGCCATCCCAATTTTACTGGGAATGGAACTAGATGAATACTCCATGAGTGCCAGACAAATCTTACCAAGTCGTTCATTGATAAGTACATTAGATTCTGACAAAATGGTGGCTCTGGCTAACCGTACTTTGAGCTTTTATTCAACAAGTTCAGAGGTAGTTAAAGATGTAAAACGTACCTTATATGATGACCACGAAGATACTTATAAATAACTTAACAAACCGGCTAATAAATTGGTGTTACTCAATTATCAGCCGGTTTGTTGTTTTACTGGTTTGCAATACATTTTTGAAACAAATATAATTACAATGATTATCTTGTAGCCGTTCTAGACGGAGTACGAATACTTAAAAAAGAAAGGGGAGCTTATCGTGAATATTGGAATTTTCACTGACACGTATTTTCCACAAGTAAGTGGTGTAGCTACCTCGATAAAAACTTTGAAGGATGAACTCAAACGCCAGGGGCACCAGGTTTATATCTTCACTACCACTGACCCTCATGTTGATAAAGACAAGTTTGAAAAAGATATCTTTAGGTTCTCAAGTATTCCATTTGTTTCCTTTACTGACAGAAGAATCGCCGTCAGAGGATTGTTTCAAGCTTATGAAATTGCTAAGGAACTTAATTTGGATATCGTGCATACTCAAACTGAATTTTCGATGGGAATGATCGGTAAGTTTGTTGCTAGAAATTTGAATATTCCCTGTGTGCATACATATCACACGATGTATGAAGACTATTTGCACTACGTGGCAAACGGCAGGTTATTGCGTCCAGTACATGTCAAAGAAGGGACTTTGGCTTTTTGCCATAATTTAAATGGTGTTATTACTCCATCTGACCGAGTGCTAGACACTCTCACTGATTATGGTGTTAAAGCTAATATGCGGATCATTCCAACTGGAATCGATGTGGATAAATTTAATAATCCTGTGCAAAAAAATATCCGTGAGGCTTATCAAATAGATGAAAAAACACCGTTGATTCTTACACTTAGTCGATTAGCCTTTGAAAAAGATATCGATCACGTTATCAATCTGTTGCCACAAATAGCTAAATCAATAACGGATGTTAAATTGATGATAGTCGGGGATGGCCCCGCTAAAGATGCGTTAAAGGATCAAGTTAATGAAATGAACTTGAACGATAGAGTAATTTTCACGGGCGAAATTTCTAATGATGACGTTAATGCTTTTTATCAAGCTGCAGATGTGTTTGTGTCAACGTCGACATCGGAATCGCAAGGATTAACGTATATTGAAGCGATGGCCGCTGGTGTTCCCGTTATTGTTCGATCAAGTGATTATACGGATGGCTTATTGAATAGTAGAAGTCTTGGTCAAACATTTAATAACGATGATGAGTTTGTTTCAATCGTTGATCGGTACCTAACAGAACCAGTCGATAGAACTGACCATTTCGTAGTTCAGACACTTGCCAACAAGCTACATGAGATTTCTGCACAGACGTTTGGCAATCGAGTGGTTGATTTCTATCGAGACATGAGAGTTAACCAGGAGTTAACTAGAAATAGTTCAATCGATACTCTTGAATAATTTTGAATCTGGAAGGAAAGTTGTATGTTAAAAATCAATATGTTTTCTACTGCTGAGAAGGTAAAGGGCCAGGGTGTGGGAAGCGCATATTCCGAGTTGGTAAAGATGCTCAAGAAGCATTTTCCCAATGATTTTAAAATCACAATTAACAAGTATGGTAAGGCAGACATCACGCACTATCACACGATCAATCCCACATTTTACTTGTCCACATTTTCTAAAAGTCGTGGTAGAAAAATTGGATACGTTCATTTTCTTCCCGAAACTTTAGAGGGTAGCATTAAGTTACCACAACCATTTAAGGGCATCTTTTATAAGTATGTCATTGCTTTTTATAAGCGAATGGATCACATTGTTGTGGTTAATCCCACATTCATTGATAAGTTGGTAAATTATGGCATACCTAGGGACAAGATTACATATATTCCCAATTTTGTTAGTAAAAAAGTTTTTTACGCGGTGGATGATGCCCAAAAATTAGCTTTAAGAAAAAAATATGGGTATGACCTAAATAAATTTACAGTTCTAGGTAGCGGACAGATTCAGACTCGAAAAGGAGTTCTGGATTTTATCAAACTAGCAGAGCAAAATCCATCGGTTCAATTCATTTGGACTGGGGGATTCTCTTTTGGCAAGATAACTGAAGGTTACGCTGAGCTAGAAAAGGTAGTGAAAAATCCACCTAAAAATTTGTCTTTCCCAGGAATTATTTCTAGGGATGAAATGGTTGAGTATTATAACATCAGTGACTTATTCTTATTACCCTCTTATAACGAACTCTTTCCTATGTCTGTCTTAGAAGCTTTTAGCACCAATACACCAGTCATGCTGAGAGACTTAGATTTGTACCATTCAATCATCGATGGATACTATATTGGTTGTAAGGACGAATCTGAAATGAATGAGAAGCTTCATGAATTAAGCAATGATTCAGAACTTCTAAACAAATACCGTCAGCAATCAATCATAGCGAGTGATCGTTATTCAGAGGACCACTTAGCAAAAATTTGGTTTGATTTTTATACTGAACAATCCAAGGAAGGGTCATATGTCAAGAAATAATAAGATAACACTTTCAATTATGCTGCTGTTGGGGGTTGCTATTTTTGCTTACTCAATTCGAGATGTTAAATTGAGTTCCTTAATTTCCGACTTTTTTTCACTTAACTTCTGGTGGCTACTAGTTGCATTTATTTGTATCATTATCTATTTGTTTGTTGAAGCTGTAATCACTAAGGTACTTGTTTCTGATAGGGTAGAACACTTTACTTTTAGAGATGCAATAAGAGTGCCGTTGGTTGAACAGTTATTTAATGGGATAACGCCATTTTCTTCTGGCGGTCAACCTGGACAACTATTTGTGATGATGCAGACAGGAGTCGATGGCGGTCGAGCAAGTTCGGTTTTATTGATCAAATTTGTCGTGTACCAGGCTATGATCGTAGTGAACTTCTTTATTAGTTTGGTAATTGGCTTTCATTATGTTGCCAGTAAGCTGCATCTGTTAGCGTTATTTATTGTGCTAGGATTTTTTATTCATCTTGGAGTTATTGTGGGACTGCTATTAGTTATGTACGTTCCCAAATTTACTAAGAAGATGGCAATGATTCTTTCGAAGCCCGCCAAGTGGTTTATGAAGGATGATAGGTATGACGAAATGCTGGCTACTTTACTCAGTAAAATTGATAATTTATATGAAGAAAGTGTCAGAATTGGCCGTAAAGCCAGTTTGCTATGGAAAGTTACCGGATTGACGTTTATTCAGCTGATCGCGTACTACTTAATTCCATACTTTATTATGCTTTCGTTGGGTTATACCAACGCAAACGTCATTATGATTACAAGCCTGCATGTGATGATCGTAATGATTATTTCACTATTTCCAATTCCGGGTGGTTCCGGTGGAGCAGAGTTTTCTTTTGAATCATTATTCGGTAGTTACATTACTAACAATAGCAAGATGGTCCTGGCAATGCTTTTATGGAGAATCATTACCTATTACTTTGGAATGTTTGCTGGAATCTTTGGATTAGTAATGAAACCTGATAAGGTCAGGGATTAAAAAACATTCATTAATGCCCACTAATATTAAATGAAGAGGCTTTTGGAGGAAACTAAGAATGTCGGATATTAAAAACCGAGTTAAAAATATTTTTAACACGACCTGGGGATTTTTCTTTTTAGTGATCGTGCTTTTCTGTATTAAAACATATATTGTTTACCAGACTAAGTTCACGCTTGGTGCTAAGGGTTCAATGCAACAATTCTTATTAGTAGTTAACCCAATCCCAGCGGCATTGTTAACTTTTGGGGTGGCACTATATTTTTCTGGTAGATTGAAATACTGGTTGATATTGATTATTGATTTTATTGAAACTACTTGGATATTTGCCAATATCGTTTACTATCGAGAATTTTCTGACTTCTTATCCCTTGGTATTATTAAAGGGTCAGGTAATGTTCAAAATAATCTTGGTAAGAGTTTAATGGAAATCATTCATCCAACTGACTTTTTAGTTTATTTGGATATTATTGTGCTAGTGGTATTACTAGTTACTAAAGCCATTAGAGTGGATACTAGGCCATTTAAAAAGTACAAAGCTTTAATAGTGACTATCGGTTCCTTATTCTTGATGTGGGGTGAGTACGGTCTCGCAAACACAGATCGAACGGGGTTACTGACTAGATCTTTTGATAACAACTATATTGTTAAGTATCTGGGATTAAATGAGTACGCTGCATTTAACGCTTATCAGACACAAAAAGAGTCTGCGACTAGATCACATGCTAAAGCTAGTGATATGGATAGTGTTCTTAAATATCTGAAACATTCTCGTGCCAAGGCCGATCCTTCATACTTCGGTAAGCTTAAGAATAAAAATATTATCATTATTCACTTGGAAAGTTTCCAACAATTCCTGATCAACTATAAGGTTGATGGTAAGGAAGTTACCCCTAATTTAAATAAGTTCTACAAGAATAAGCACACTCTGAGTTTTGATAACTTCTATCATCAAGTAGCCCAGGGTAAAACTTCGGATGCTGAAATGATGCTTGAAAATTCCTTATATGGATTGCCACAAGGATCTGCTATGGTGACTTATGGTTCACAAAACACGTATCAAGCTGCTCCTGCAATCCTTGACCAAAAGGGATATACGACCGCAGCATTCCATGGTGATGTACCAAGTTTTTGGAATCGTGATAGTACTTATAAGTCATGGGGATACCAGTACTTCTTTAGTTCACAGTACTATAAGGAAAAACCTAACTATAGCGTCGGATATGGTTTAAAGGATAAAATCTTCTTTAGAGATTCTGCTCAATATCTACAACAATTGCCACAGCCGTTTTACGTTAAACTGATTACTTTAACCAACCACTATCCATATCTGTTGGATAAAGAAAATACTAGTTTTCCAGCTACTAAGACTGGTGATAAGACTGTTGATCCATATGTTCAGACGGCTCACTATCTAGATCAAGCTTTTGGTGAATTTTTGAATTACTTAAAGAAGACTGGGCTTTATAAAAATAGTGCAATCGTGTTATATGGAGATCATTACGGTATTTCTAATAATCATCGTCCCGCTATTGCACAATTGTTGCACAAGAAATCAATTAATAGTTATGATCTTGCACAGTTCCAAAAAGTACCATTTATGATTCATTCACCAAATCTTAAAGGCGGAATCAGAAATACGTATGGTGGTGAGATCGATGTCTTACCAACGTTGCTACATTTGATTGGTGATAAAAATAACAACACCATTCAATTTGGTACTGATTTATTGTCTAAACAGCA encodes:
- a CDS encoding ATP-dependent Clp protease ATP-binding subunit, which gives rise to MLCQNCHQNEATIHLYTNVNGSKQTINLCQNCYQLLTNRQRNQGGAQDMAQDPFGFGGLDDIFRAMQNGNPDMNNNPQSSIPPTQPQGPTNGGQNGRSGNGNSLLDQYGINMTQLAKDGKIDPVVGRDNEIQRVVEILNRRTKNNPVLIGEAGVGKTAVVEGLAQQIVSGDVPAKLQNKQVIRLDVVSLVQGTGIRGQFEQRMQQLIDEVQGNPDIVLFIDEIHEIVGAGNAEGGMDAGNVLKPALARGEFQLIGATTLKEYRDIEKDSALARRLQPVTVEEPSPEEAVKILKGIQKRYEDYHHVKYTDDAIKAAVELSDRYIQDRFLPDKAIDLLDEAGSRKNLTINVVDPSTIEEKIKSAESQKQDALKNEDYEKAAYYRDQVSKLEQKKADGNIDSASIPEVTESDMQKIVEEKTDIPVGDLQAQEQEQLKNLAPNLEKHVIGQNDAVQKVARAIRRNRVGFNGTGRPIGSFLFVGPTGVGKTELAKQLAFQLFGSKDSMIRFDMSEYMEPHSVAKLIGSPPGYVGYDEAGQLTEQVRRHPYSLILLDEVEKAHPDVLHMFLQILDDGRLTDSQGRTVSFKDTIIIMTSNAGTGDSEANVGFAAAASGTTHSVIDKLTNYFKPELLNRFDDVIEFNALSKDNLQHIVSLMIDDVNEMLSQQGLVIEVSDAAKKKLVDLGFNPAMGARPLRRVIQEEIEDKVADYYIDHSTETKLLADVIDDQIVISAPDKQAPIKDDSKKSE
- a CDS encoding phosphocarrier protein HPr, with translation MEKHEYNITAETGIHARPATLLVQTASKFNSDITLEYQDKSVNLKSIMGVMSLGVGQSASVSITADGDDEKQAIEAITETLKQEGLID
- the ptsP gene encoding phosphoenolpyruvate--protein phosphotransferase, producing MKMFKGIAASDGIAIEKAFLLVEPDLSFTTYTVDNPDEEIERLNQAVQLSKDELFTIHQRTQKDLGRHAAEVFSAHIEILSDPEFFEQVTQLISQKRVNAESALDTVTNKYMDAFNSLTDAYMKQRADDVNDVIKRVMSHLLGVSLNDPALVNRQVIIIAHELTPSVTAQFVPKLVKGIVSDLGGKTSHSAIMSRTLAIPSVVGLENIIGNVHDGDTVIVDGLTGDVIVDPDEDQIETYQKKQQEYQQQKALLEKLTARRTVSNDGKETLLAANISSDDEVEFAIQHGAEAIGLFRTEFLYMSTDKLPTEEEQFTIYKHILELMNNRPVTIRTADIGGDKPVPYLQAPKQANPFLGYRAIRLSLDREDIFRTQLRALIRASAFGKLSIMFPMIATIEELRQAKTVFNEEMAKVKSDGLKVGEIKIGIMVEVPSTVILADQFAAEVDFMSIGTNDLIQYTMAADRGNEKVAYLYQPHNPAVLRMIKMVIDACHRNSIPACMCGEMAGDQLAIPILLGMELDEYSMSARQILPSRSLISTLDSDKMVALANRTLSFYSTSSEVVKDVKRTLYDDHEDTYK
- a CDS encoding glycosyltransferase family 4 protein — its product is MNIGIFTDTYFPQVSGVATSIKTLKDELKRQGHQVYIFTTTDPHVDKDKFEKDIFRFSSIPFVSFTDRRIAVRGLFQAYEIAKELNLDIVHTQTEFSMGMIGKFVARNLNIPCVHTYHTMYEDYLHYVANGRLLRPVHVKEGTLAFCHNLNGVITPSDRVLDTLTDYGVKANMRIIPTGIDVDKFNNPVQKNIREAYQIDEKTPLILTLSRLAFEKDIDHVINLLPQIAKSITDVKLMIVGDGPAKDALKDQVNEMNLNDRVIFTGEISNDDVNAFYQAADVFVSTSTSESQGLTYIEAMAAGVPVIVRSSDYTDGLLNSRSLGQTFNNDDEFVSIVDRYLTEPVDRTDHFVVQTLANKLHEISAQTFGNRVVDFYRDMRVNQELTRNSSIDTLE
- a CDS encoding glycosyltransferase family 4 protein; this encodes MLKINMFSTAEKVKGQGVGSAYSELVKMLKKHFPNDFKITINKYGKADITHYHTINPTFYLSTFSKSRGRKIGYVHFLPETLEGSIKLPQPFKGIFYKYVIAFYKRMDHIVVVNPTFIDKLVNYGIPRDKITYIPNFVSKKVFYAVDDAQKLALRKKYGYDLNKFTVLGSGQIQTRKGVLDFIKLAEQNPSVQFIWTGGFSFGKITEGYAELEKVVKNPPKNLSFPGIISRDEMVEYYNISDLFLLPSYNELFPMSVLEAFSTNTPVMLRDLDLYHSIIDGYYIGCKDESEMNEKLHELSNDSELLNKYRQQSIIASDRYSEDHLAKIWFDFYTEQSKEGSYVKK
- a CDS encoding lysylphosphatidylglycerol synthase transmembrane domain-containing protein, producing MSRNNKITLSIMLLLGVAIFAYSIRDVKLSSLISDFFSLNFWWLLVAFICIIIYLFVEAVITKVLVSDRVEHFTFRDAIRVPLVEQLFNGITPFSSGGQPGQLFVMMQTGVDGGRASSVLLIKFVVYQAMIVVNFFISLVIGFHYVASKLHLLALFIVLGFFIHLGVIVGLLLVMYVPKFTKKMAMILSKPAKWFMKDDRYDEMLATLLSKIDNLYEESVRIGRKASLLWKVTGLTFIQLIAYYLIPYFIMLSLGYTNANVIMITSLHVMIVMIISLFPIPGGSGGAEFSFESLFGSYITNNSKMVLAMLLWRIITYYFGMFAGIFGLVMKPDKVRD
- a CDS encoding LTA synthase family protein — encoded protein: MSDIKNRVKNIFNTTWGFFFLVIVLFCIKTYIVYQTKFTLGAKGSMQQFLLVVNPIPAALLTFGVALYFSGRLKYWLILIIDFIETTWIFANIVYYREFSDFLSLGIIKGSGNVQNNLGKSLMEIIHPTDFLVYLDIIVLVVLLVTKAIRVDTRPFKKYKALIVTIGSLFLMWGEYGLANTDRTGLLTRSFDNNYIVKYLGLNEYAAFNAYQTQKESATRSHAKASDMDSVLKYLKHSRAKADPSYFGKLKNKNIIIIHLESFQQFLINYKVDGKEVTPNLNKFYKNKHTLSFDNFYHQVAQGKTSDAEMMLENSLYGLPQGSAMVTYGSQNTYQAAPAILDQKGYTTAAFHGDVPSFWNRDSTYKSWGYQYFFSSQYYKEKPNYSVGYGLKDKIFFRDSAQYLQQLPQPFYVKLITLTNHYPYLLDKENTSFPATKTGDKTVDPYVQTAHYLDQAFGEFLNYLKKTGLYKNSAIVLYGDHYGISNNHRPAIAQLLHKKSINSYDLAQFQKVPFMIHSPNLKGGIRNTYGGEIDVLPTLLHLIGDKNNNTIQFGTDLLSKQHDQTVAFRDGDFVTPKYTKVGSSVYLTKTGKEITPNKKQSEQIDSIQNHVTTELSLSDRVIYGDLLRFYTPKGFTKVNKKDFTYQYTKSLKNLDDAQKKKPTSIMAENHNKSTVSEYKTDAPELK